The Tripterygium wilfordii isolate XIE 37 chromosome 21, ASM1340144v1, whole genome shotgun sequence genome segment ATATTCTTGGCTGCCTACATAGGACATTGCTTATTGTTTCAATAGTGTATTCATCCCTGTATCTGGTCCAAATTATTCTTCATTTGCTTTTCTGTAATGTAATATTTTGATGTTCGTTGAAAAGTTAGggcattctttttttttgtgactcTTTTGGTATGTAAATTCATTCTTGTGGAGTGTCAAAAGAGGCTAATAATCTCTGACTACTTTTTATGCTACAGTGGCATTTAAATTATCAAGAAGAAAGATTGATGACACCTTCAAATTGCTGCATTCAATTCTCTTTGCAAGGAGAGGGAAGGTAATATTAAAATCCTGTTGACCCTGGCATTTTCTGCCATGGTTCTATAATTCTTGTTCACTTCATTCCTACCCCTTTTTATTGGCTGTTATGCATTTCACCTTCCAGTCTCTGACACCACCACCCAACATTGTGCActgagtttttttaaaaaaaataaacaactctcgtgcacaataCTTCCGTAGTGGGCGGGGTCGGAGACAAGTAGgatgtacacagaccttactcccacataatatgtgaagaggctgTTTCAAGTAATCGAATTATTACTTGTGACATCTAGGTTGCATCCCTGCAACTCTACTTTTGGGCCATATGTTCAACTGTGAGTTTGAGTTTTATATTATATCCACGTGACTTGAACATGCACTACACCTACCTatacattttatactatgaaaattCAGTTATTAGATTCTTGCAGTGtgctaattttgatttctttatgTCATTTTTTGCTTTTGCAGGTAGTTCAGATCAAGAGTAATATATCCCGTTTTTCTGGTTTTGTGTGGCATGAAAATGAGGTAAACAGATGATCTCTTACGTAAGAAAGAGAATTTCATCTAGATTCAGTGTTACGGTATTTGCAAGATATATGTTCAAGGCTTTGGATTTAATGGATTATTACTTAGCTGTAGTTGGTTGAATTGAATATTCATATTAATTGTGAGACCTGATTGACCACTTGGTGCTTCTGCCATTCTTCCAGGAAAAGCAAAAGACAAGGGTAAAGGAAAAGCTCGACAAGTGTAATAAAGAGAAGTTGTTGGAGTTTTGTGATATACTGGACATATTTGTTGCCAAGGCTACTACAAAGAAGGTAGGTTGGTTAAATACTGCTGTAAGTTTCAGTTGTTTGTTTTGTCCAATGCGGTTATATTTTCTTATCAAGTCCTGTAATTTTGTCTATACCTGAAATTAGCAACTACTAATTAGGAAAAACCCTTTTTGTTTTCGATGGTTTGTTTTCTTCTACATGCTATGCAAATGGACTCTTTAGAGATTTGACCACTTTGAACTTGTAGTGAAGCACAAAAACCTGGTAACTGGCACCAAGAACCTGTTAATGAGTTAATCGATCCAGTTGTGGTTGAATCATTTATACTGTATCGTTTTAACTTTGGTGTCTGGTGTTCTcaatttttcataatttcattCTGGACCCAAGAGGTCCTATCAGTGCAACTTTTCCCTTGAAATGAGTTTGCATACATTCATTTTGTTGAACATATTAAGGGATATTACATTAATGATTATAAAATATGGGCATGTAGGAAGATATtattacaaagttgatggactTTTTGGTTGCCCCTCATGCTACAACAGATGTGCTTCTTGCAGAGAAGGAGaaggtttgtttattttatttggtaGCATTTTCCAAGATTTCCTTTTTTTGGATGTAAAGAATTGCTTCTTGCTCCAGCgttcttttgacattttttgtgcCTCTTCAATATTTAGCCAAGTAAGGGCCAAAAGCGCAAGAGGGTGACCAAAACTTCACCAAAATCTGGAATTGAATCTTCAAAACGATCAGCAAAGGTATTATATCCTTCCTTGCCTTTCATCCATGTAGTTGAAAAAGTTTCTTCAGGGTGTTTCATTGTCATGGAAGGGTCTGACATGAATTGGTGTGGGCTGGAATCATGAATGGGGACCATGTGGTTATCACAGGGTTGGAACTGGATGCTTGCTCGTCATGTATTGACTAGCTAAATGCAAAAAGGGTTCTTTGCGACAAGGCTTCTTAGGAGGTTCTGTGGTTATTGTTCATGTCTAGTGTCCATTCAAAAACATAGTAGAAATTTTATATCCAATCAGTATGTGAAAGGAACTCACTTCAACAGCATTGTATTTGCCATTCTGTTGCAGTGTGAATCATATTGTATTGGTTCTGAACTGACAATGGTATGGTTTATAGTCCTTCGTTTTCCTTGTCCATGTGTACAGAGGGCAGGAAGCACCAGTTGCATGCTAGCTGTAGAAAGCTTTTTTATCTGTACATGCGTGTGCTGTGGGATTTGTATAAACCTTTACAATCCTGTGCTGTTGTATTTTCTCAGATTGGTTTCTTTTCCTAATTTGCAGTCTTCAAGGAAATCTGAGGATGCGTCGAAGTCAGAGAAAAAGAGTTCTGTTGATACAGAAGATTCAGAAGAGGAAgtagaagaaaaagatgaagaagaacagagagaaggggaaaacggGAATAATGTTACTGAAAAATCAGATGATGAGATGCTTGAGCATTCTGCGAGTGAGGAGAAAGACGAATCTGAAGATAATTCTGAAGAGGACACAAGGAGAAACAAAAGCAGTTCCAAATCTCCTGCCCAAAAGAAGGTACCTGCTGGAAAGTCCAGAAGAAAGGTGATCACAGTGTCGAATAAAACTAGTTCACCATTTAAAAGGACACCTAAAATGTCATCATCAAAACGCTCTAAGGCTGATGATGAAAGTGATGCAAGGACAAAGGTTTCCTCAAGGAAGAAGATTGAAAAAGTAGTGGAGGATGAGAAATCAACTCCAAGGAAATCTGCATCAAAGGAGAAAACTGGTAAAGTTACTTCTTTTGCGATTGTCTCGTGATCGAATCTTCTTATCCCAAAAGTTAGAgtaatggtgatttttttttgccagAATAGTTGTTTCTTAGTTTGTCATCATCCAATTCCTTCAATATTTTCCTGAATTTTCCTTTCATTCAAATTAGCGTTTTTACTGGTTTTTCCCAATGAGATGCTCATCTGAAGGCATTGTTTCTCATCATCAATTGGCAACATAATGAAAATGGTTCTTGCTTTTCTGAAGGTAAAAATGTGACAAAaaggaaggagaaagcaaaagtGAATAAGCCTCCAAGTGATGGTCAGCTTAGAGATGCCATTTGTGATATTCTTAAAGAAGTGGACTTTAATATGGTAAGATTCATTAGTGACTTTGCGTCTAGTGCTtcttactattcttagaagagATAAACGATGAAGTATCACTTGATATGTTTCTGAGGTCTTAAGCCTACCTCAAAGCTGATTGCAATCTGGTTATGGGCTGCTGTAAAGTTCCTTCCTAGTTTATTGCACATAATGAGTTTCTGAAAATTTTGTATCATTTTGTCTTGCAGGCGACATTCACCGACATTCTGAAGCAACTTGGTATgcattcaaaattttaaaatcctTTCAAATTTGTGAAAATTTGAGTTAGATATGATTTCTAAAACATCGGTCCCATCTATTAGAGATCTGCTCATTTGGGGGGGCACAGAGAATTTTATCCATATGTTTTATTATCATTCATCTTGTGTACTTTTTTGGATGACCATGTTCGACTCTGGTAGATTATGAAAAGTGGTATTCCCTGCAATCAAAATTTGTTAAACATTAACTCATTGAAATTTATCCATCACTCTAAACTCTAAAGTTATTGGGCCATTTTTCAGCTGGGCAGTTCAATACAGATCTCACCCCAAGAAAGTCATCCATAAAGCTCATGATCCAGGAAGAACTTACGAAACTAGCCGACGAGGtagatgatgaagatggagaagatGCAGTAGCTACTGGCCAAGAGAATGAAGCCTCACCTGCTGAAGTGAAAGTTCAGTAATTACTAGTTAACATGCCCTCTTTTACATTCACTTCAGCAGTTGTCTATGAACTGTTTAGGCACTTACAAAATAACTGTAGTCTATTTATGGATAGTGTTCATTTTGCCTGTAAGCAAAGTAGGATTTCTTAGAAACCTGTAAGAGGAAGTGAAGCTGCTCGAGCAAGGCCGCCGAGCTGCAGTTTCGTAGATGTTTTAAATTGTTACTTTTGTACACGTGAACGTATAATGTAACTTACCTTTTGTATGACATACTGGAAACTTgggttttccttctcttttggtGTCTCTTTTCTTAGCAACTAACGCATGTGGTGATGCTCCATTGATTGAACAATAGATGATGACTTTGCTGTGTTGGTCAGGGCAAGGCGTAATCCATCTGTTATATATGGGGCCAGGATTGTTTTCTAACACTTTTAATATCGATGTAGCTCTCATTTTTCAATGGAGTTTACTGCGAGCCTTTGTCACTGGTTGAACCCCAGACCACTCCATCTGTAGGTGTAGGTGTAACGGTATGCTCCTCCGCACTAGTAATACTTTGTCTGTTTTGGGTTAATCCATACTAACCCGCAAGGTTTTGTCTTCTTAGGTCTAGTATCGGCTCATATTAGTTTGACCCAACAAAATACTTGTTATTAATTTGGAAGTTTAACCTTTTATAATTTGTATTTCACATCTTCTCCTGAGCGATGTGAGACAAGAGACTTAGTCTCATCTTCACTCGGTAGCTCTCTAAGCACCACCAAGCTTGACACTGTAGAGGCTTGTGGTCCCGTCCACCTGAGCCGGTGCTACATTAGGTGTTTGAATACCGATGTAGCTGGTTTTGGGTACATTTGTCCTTCCTCAAGCCTTGGCCCTTTGTTGGTCTGGGAGTCTGGACATCTTTCAGGCTTCTTTGATATTGGATTGTCGTGCTAGTACCATACATGAGGAGTAATGGAAGGCTCAAGATCATACATTCATGGTGGGGCAATATGTTCATATATAAGCATTGAACTGTGTATAAACTAGGCTTCAAGAAGCACAGAGAGTGTTGTATATTTAGACTCATGTACAGCTTGGGCTTCTTATCAATTCTCACTTCTGATGGTGGACCTTGTTTTGGGCTTTTCAGTGATTATTCCCAAagactaactttttttttcttttttgtttaatttgatgcATGAGTAGTGCTACCAGGCATGATTTTTCAATCTTATTTGCCATGGCTGAGAAACCTACCACCTCAAAGCCAATGACAATGAAAGCAAAACCCTACCATTaaaggtcttttttttttcatcattatcAGAAATCTCATTCCTCTCACaaatcacatcaataatattgtccgttttaaaTTTATCGAATCACTGTGAATACATCGGACTCACAAGACTTTATTTTTCCTGAACCGTCACCTAAAATACTTAAATTTAGAAAAGATCTCGTTATATAAAAGATGCTCGagttttcttataaaccacatcgttTGCGCTAGGTGCTCtccaaaggataaactagtcTTGACAACCCACTCTCCAATCAACTACATAGTCAACATTAGACAACTATTCTGCACGTGTATATTTTAAGCTTGCAACTTTAATTTCCTGAAGTGAAAGTTGAACCCTGTGCTTGTTGTGTGAGAGACAATTTTGCTCCACTCAAGTAGTGGAGCACTTTGTGAAGTTATTCAAAGTTCTTACTGGTAAAATGTAAGAAACTAATCATATTAAGTTGGGAGGCACATGACCAAAGTTTATACAATTACAAGAATTAATAAGACCAAAACCTAAGTTTAAAttccaaaaaatataaataaagacAGACCAATATGTTTTTACCTTACAATACCTGAATTTAGTTAAAAATAGGATTGggaaaatgttgaaaaaaaggtcaaagttttcttttctcttttcatcCATTTAATGTGCACATGGCAAGCCAAGAATGACCTATCCCACCAGACCCTACACTAGAAAGTCTCCTCACTAGTTGCATTCAAGGGGAGGACAAAAATTAGATCCATCAAATTTGCATTAAGATCCACCTCCAAAAGTATCTTTATATATCTTAGACTAGAAGAAAAGGTGTCATTAACCACAATGGGATAATAGGTGATGAACCTTATCACCACGCGTGCTGAacttttgactcaatttacttTATCAtcaaatgagaaatttttgtacgCACAGACCTGACGACTCGAGTTTAGATCTATATCGGATGTTTAAATGATAAGATTGTATGATATTATTCTCGGTTATCAaataaaaagagatttcaaataaaactactAATTATCAATCAAGCCACGAAAttgcataaataaatattttttatgtaaCTTAATATTTACTTTCCCATTCGAAACACTTGTAATGCATAACAACAATTGCAACAAAAAAATCTTAATCCCAATAATTTGAAATGCATTGCatgaattttgataaaaaataaaataaaataatactaaaaaatGTTCTttctctcacttttttttttctaagaaaACACATCAATTCAAGTAGGATCAGACCACGTGCCAGATTCCAACTCAACGGCCAAGATCATCCTTACATTCGATAATCGGATGGCTAGAAACACGTcttcaaatataaaaaacttATCGACAAAGAACGGTCCAAAACCGTCCACGTGTCCCGTCCATAATCGTTATTAACACATCAATCCAACGGACTCAACTCATTCGCTCCCAAATTCGTCCTCTCTCGCACCAAATTCAATGGGGGACTCCGGCAACGACTCCGGTGGCGGCAATCCAACGGCTACTACCAGCGATCTTTCGTCACAACGAGAGCAAGACCGGCTACTTCCAATCGCAAACGTGAGCAGGATCATGAAGAAGGCACTCCCGGCGAACGCAAAGATTTCGAAGGACGCGAAGGAGACAGTACAGGAGTGCGTGTCGGAATTCATAAGCTTCGTCACCGGAGAAGCCTCCGACAAGTGccagagagagaagaggaagacgATCAACGGCGACGATTTACTGTGGGCCATGACCACACTAGGATTCGAGGAATACGTGGAGCCTCTCAAGGTTTACTTACAGAGGTTTAGGGAAATGGAAGGAGAGAGAACCGCTGCAGGGGTGCGTGAGAGAGACACGCCGGACGAGGGCGGCAGAGGTGGTAGTGGGGTGGGAAGTATGGATgtgaatggtggtggtggtgggatgGTGGGGTATCTTTATGGTTCTTCTGGCGGGTATCATCAAATGGGCGGGCCTGTACCTAATATGGGTCGGCCCAGATAAATCATCGCCTTGGGCTGGGCCTGTAGAGTGTGAACTATGATCAATAGATCACTTGATCTTGAACCAAATCAACATAGCTTTTTTCCTCCCCTTTCAACCGTTGGATAGGGCCCATAGGGATGTGTAATAGTGTGGATGTATATATTTTCCAAGTCTTAGGTTCTATATGTTAAAGTTAGTGTACATTCATTTGATTGATAATGCCAACTTTGTTTTTAGATTATTGTCAACATTGAAAGCAAAATATACCACCATCAAAAGCACCACACCATTCCATGAAATGGACACTGAAAGCATCACAAGTTTTCCAATGTAACATGCCATTTGGATAATTGAGTAAAAGTAAATCTCGGATCGTCAGAATAACCCTCACAACGTTGGCGAAAGGTAAGATTAAATCGAAACTCATGTGTCCCGAAAGTAGGACAAGCCAACGGAACTAGGACTCCACAAGAAAATATCCTAGTTGATTGGTTCAAACACCTAACCTTGGACACCATGCTCTAAGTCCATAGAAAGAACCAACTAAGCTTCGCCAAGTGGTTAACAAGCATAGCTAATGGCACTGACTTAGACCAAGAGCTCAAGTCACAAGTTCCTCAGCAAGCCTGCCAAAACCAGTACCATCTGAAGACCGCTTTCACATCCATATTACACAATCTGTAGCCTATAATGCTTAAAAACAAGCCATGTCTATCAAATCAACATTCACATTCATATCATCAAATTGAGGAACCAACAAAAAAGAAGCGGTAAAAGCATAGAGTGAAATGATCAACAAGATCCAAATGACAACACAAAAGTAATGTTTTCCTGCCTCATCAACAAGATTCATTTGGTAAAAGACACTTCCATGTCCAAACTTGAAATCCGGGATAATTAATTCCACAGTTCCACTACAATCAAAGAAAAGCTCCACACCAAGTACAAGTATCAAGAAAATGATGAAGAATCAAGTCATCGATAGAATAAGTTTCAAGTAGTAGAAAATTCGGTCCACAGATACACGCATTGATGGTAGCAGATTACTAACTCAACCAGAGGAGGATGCAGTCTATGATCAAAACTAGCGTAGCAAAATAGTTTGTACAGAAAACCAGAAACTTTAGTCCATGAAAAAGGCCGATAACaaaatgtgtatgtatatggcATTAAATAAACTGCACATTTACAAAATCTGATCAAATGTAAATTATTATATACAAAATCTGTAGGATTTTCAGGGCTAAAACAATTGCAACGAAAAAAGAATCAACATACTCTTCACTGAATATTGCATGGTCAAAATGGTGATGTacttcaaaacaaaaaacaacaaaaggagTAAAAATGATACAAATAGCCAAAAAAAGATAACAGACACATTAGTAATGACATCATCTAGGCTAAATCCTATTGCATCACATTCAAACAGTAAGTTCTAAAAACAATATAGTACAGCTCAACTTCAGCAATTCCAGCCTCCAGGCCATAGCATCATCCACAACATTGATCTGATCAAGCGCCTACTAAATTAAACATCAAATGGAAAGGAAAGCTAGAAACTGAAAACCAAAAGTTCAACTTCTATATCAATGGTGGTGAAGTGTCTTTTAACAAAGAAGCTTGGCATCCTCCTCCATACCCAGGGGAAATTCTAGCTCTTGTGAACAGCTTCAATTCTCAAAGATCATATGTCCTCCAAGCTACAAGTCCAAAAAATAAGTATTGATACGCATAAATACAAAACATATtctccaccaaaaaaaaaatgtatacaaACAAAACCATAAgcaaaaagacaaagaaatcaTCACAAGAAATTCAAGGTGAAAATATcttaaagaaaaatattcaaCAGTTTCTACTACAGTCTTTCATTGATATCAATAAAAACCTTGAACACACTAGGCGACTATGGAGTTAGAACCCTTGCGATCACTCATCTCAGCAACTGGGCAGACCAGAAGATCCCAAAGAAAGGAAGCATGCTTATCATAAGTACATCAATTAACTTCACAAGATCATCATTCTACATATATAACATGCCCCACTGCTCCAAGAAGAAAATACTACATACTTATTTTCAAGTGTTATTGGTATAGAATTTCTCCAACGGGAAAGGGTTGCCAAAATTTTCTgccttatcttctttttttgtctcaatCTATTAATTCTCCACACTGAGAAAAATAGGATTTGACTCCAAGAATTGCTATGCATAAAATGTTTAGGGTGAAAAGAACAGtggcaaaattttaaaaaatgaaccaATGCAAAATaatctcctttttttttaatcaaatcataaaaaataatCTTATATTTCTACATCCAAACTTCTTTAAAACTTAGCTCTACGAGGATCATGCATAAAAATTGGAAGTAGCAGGGTAGACTAGGGATCAAGAAGAGTAGGTGATTTGGATTCGACCAAAAACCAAGCCCAAGGGGggcaaataaaagaaaacctcAGTCATTTTTATATGAcgtgaagaaaaaaacacatttgtgcAATATCAGTTTTCCAATTtagtcaaacaaaaaaaatcgtAAGCCTTTCTGTATAGCAACATGTAGGTTCAACACGAACAAGCTCCGAATGATAATATACAAGTTGAGATTTGTGCAATGTCAGGTTTCCAATTTAGTCAAATAAAAATTCGTAAACCTTTCTGTACAGCATCATGTAGGTCTCAATACAAACAAGCTCCAAATCATAATATACAAGTTGAGATCTATAAGCATTCCTTGTCTGCTAGTTCCTACCTGGCTAACATCCACTAACTACATGTATAACAGATTAACAGTAAGGCGTAATCATAATAGATTTCAAATTCGACAGACTTTctctcattttaaaaaaaaaaatcgacagAATTTTATGTCCAATAGAGTTCATTGCATGCTAGTTCTTAACTGGCTGACGGCAACTACCATGCATAGCAGCATGGCATACTCATGATTAATTCCACGTATTTTTATGACCAATAGAAAAGAAGAGGTAAAGAAAAGGCATGCCAAAACATAACAGTTCAGGAACTCACTTCTTTCATGCGAGGATAAAACCAGCTCCCATGAAAGATGCAACAGCAGGTCATGAACTGAAAATCGCTGTCCAAGAAATCAGCGACCAAAAGAATACCAGTTAGAAGAGAGCCCCCAACTGATCATGAGAAAACAAAGTTTGATAACTTTCCGACTTCTTTGACTGCATAATAAGAAACAAGCTATAGTCAGTCTGAGGTAATCCTTCGCCTCCTCCCATAATCAGCATCCCTAGATCTTGACCTATGTTCCTCATCATGCGACAATCGGGACTTGCTGTGAGTCCTCGATGACCTTCCCTTGTCCC includes the following:
- the LOC119989113 gene encoding nuclear transcription factor Y subunit B-3-like, yielding MGDSGNDSGGGNPTATTSDLSSQREQDRLLPIANVSRIMKKALPANAKISKDAKETVQECVSEFISFVTGEASDKCQREKRKTINGDDLLWAMTTLGFEEYVEPLKVYLQRFREMEGERTAAGVRERDTPDEGGRGGSGVGSMDVNGGGGGMVGYLYGSSGGYHQMGGPVPNMGRPR
- the LOC119989566 gene encoding glutamic acid-rich protein-like, with translation MGEGDSKTEVPDSSANGNCMPDKVDEVVTKKEQESDGVEEMEEVEERVEKVVTEKMDDDQHTNEGRESNGMAKKVEEEKENPKAESIEKDSAHQDTEEEEEPKAESMEQDIGPAENRDTEEKEEAKEEAEEKVDGSGAEEEEKVDASNVEQEKKTENNEEEKGPKKRGKERSGSRKKGAGAKVKDNRKAVKEKEPEQRTPATDRPVRERKSVERLVASIERDAVKDFLIEKGRGIPLKDIPNVAFKLSRRKIDDTFKLLHSILFARRGKVVQIKSNISRFSGFVWHENEEKQKTRVKEKLDKCNKEKLLEFCDILDIFVAKATTKKEDIITKLMDFLVAPHATTDVLLAEKEKPSKGQKRKRVTKTSPKSGIESSKRSAKSSRKSEDASKSEKKSSVDTEDSEEEVEEKDEEEQREGENGNNVTEKSDDEMLEHSASEEKDESEDNSEEDTRRNKSSSKSPAQKKVPAGKSRRKVITVSNKTSSPFKRTPKMSSSKRSKADDESDARTKVSSRKKIEKVVEDEKSTPRKSASKEKTGKNVTKRKEKAKVNKPPSDGQLRDAICDILKEVDFNMATFTDILKQLAGQFNTDLTPRKSSIKLMIQEELTKLADEVDDEDGEDAVATGQENEASPAEVKVQ